AAGATCCTCGCGGCCATGGCCGAGTTCCGTCTTTGGGTGAAGGAAAAGCTCGCGGCGCACGGGCAGAGCCCGTTTATCCGCAAGCTGATCGCGCTGCGCGAGCTTGTGCGGCGAAGAAGCAAGAGCGCGTAATTGCGGGGTCCATCATCGGACTACTGCATTCAGCTCTTGGCGGCGAGCGTGGCGAGCGGATCGCTTTAGTCAATGACGACCCATCAAAGATGGGTCGCCGCCGAAGGCGGTCTGCGATCATTGACAAAAGCGATACCGTCTCGCCGAAAATGCCAGCCAAGAGAAGAATGGCAGATAATGAGGTGAGCCCGGTCAGGGCTCACCGCCCCCTTGGATGCGCCGAGCGATAGGCTTCGAGCAACCGCTTGCCGTCGACAGCCGTATAGATCTGCGTCGTCGACAGGGAGGCATGGCCCAATAATTCCTGGATGGCGCGCAGATCGCCGCCGCGGCTCAGAAGATGCGTCGCAAAGGAATGGCGCAGCGCATGCGGCGTAGCGCTGTCCGGCAGGCCGAGCGCACCGCGCAATTCGGCCACCGTGAACTGGATCATCCGCGGCGAAAGAGGACCGCCCTTGGCGCCGACGAAGAGCGGCCCTTCGGGTGGCAGATGGTAGGGGCAAAGCGACAGATAGGTCTCAAGCCCGCGTTTGACGGGCAGGATGATCGGCACGCCGCGGCGCTTGCCGCCCTTGCCGGTGACGGTCAGGGAATCGCTCGTGCCAAGCGGCGCGTCGCATCGCTTGATCGACAGAGCCTCGGAAATACGCAACCCCGCGCCATAGAGGAGGCCCAGCACGGCGGCATCGCGCGCCAGCACCCAGGCGGGTTTTTCCGCGCCGGCGCGGGCTTCGACTCGCATCATCTCGCGGGCCTCCCTGATGGGTAGAGGCTTCGGCAGGGTCCGCGCCACCTTTGGCGTGCGCACGGCCGAAAATGCCGCCGCCTCGGCTTTACCCTCGCGTTGCAGCATGCGGGCGAAGGAGCGCAGGCCCGAAAGCTGCCGCAGCAGCGACCGGCTGCCGACCCCTTCCTTGCGGCGGCGGGCCATGAAGGCGCGCAGATCCGCTGCGGTCAGATCGGCGAAGGTCGCGAATGTGACGGGTTGTCCGAAATGCTCGGATAGAAAGACGAGGAATTGCCGGAGATCCCGCGCATAAGCTTCGCAGGTCAGCGCCGCCAGCCGTTTTTCGCTCGCAAGCTCGGCGAGCCAGGCCGCCGCGGCCTCCGCAACCTCCGCATCAGCCGGACCGATATCGAAGGCGGCAGAACCATCCACCAAAATATGCTCCATGCGAAACGGAATACGCCGGAGAGCTAAAAATTCCGTTCAGGACTCTTCTTGATCTTGCTCCTGCGGCGGCGGCTTGAAGCCGAGCGCTTTGGCTTCGGCCGCAACTTCTTTGATCTCGATGACGGCCGCGTCGTAGAGATTCGTCATGGCGTCGCGGATTTCCTCATCGGTCTTATCGACACGTTTGGTGTTGAAATCGGTGCGAATCATGCGGAAGACTTCTTCATCGCCGTCTTCTTCGAGTTCCGCCGCGATCAGGGCCGAGGCATATTCCTCCGCGGCGGCGGGCTCCAGACCGAGCAATTCGGCCGCCCAGAAGCCGAGCCATTTATTGCGGCGCACCGTCGCCTTGAATTTCAACTCTTCCTCATGCCTGAACTTGGCTTCTTCGGCCCGTTCGCGCTCGTCGAAAGTCGTCATTGCTCAACCTTTTAGGGCTTTTTGCATCGCACAATCGGCAGATGCCCGGGGTCCGCGCGCACCACGCCTCTGGGCATTGCGGTATTCGCCCTTATATTAGCGGCATCGCCTGGAAAGACCCAAGCGGGATTTCCGGCTGCGCCCGGGCACTAGACCAGCCATTGGCTGTATCCGCCAAGGGCGTGAGCCCTTAAGATTATGGTTTTTCTTGCATTTCAGCGTCATCGGCGTGTCACCGCCCTGCTCTCTGATGCGATTCGGTAGAAAGTCCGGCCTGCGGCCAAGCGCCTCGCATTGTGCGGGCAGGGCCTTTCGGATAGGGTCCCATCGAACCGGGTTGTCTCGCGGTTCGTAACAAGCTAGGACCGCAGCGCGCTGCGGCACCATCACGCGGAAAGGCTGTTCACCAGCCTGACGCGCTAAAACGCGGACCGGTTCGGACGCGAAGCCCCAAAAGCAGGTTGCCCTTGCCCATAGCTCCTGATGGTCAAGGGCAACCTGCCGGATTCTTTAAGGATCTTACGGAATTTCTCCGATCCAATCCTGAAAGTTCAGGTGCGGGACTGGGTCAGAGACATTCCGTCAGGGACATTCAAAGGAGCCACGGCCACTAATGGATCCTCTCAAGCCACGGTTAATCCCCATGAACCGCCGCCGGCGCATTTACGAAGGCAAGGCAAAGGTCCTCTATGAAGGTCCCGAGCCCGGCACATTGATTCAGCATTTCAAGGACGACGCGACGGCCTTCAATGCGAAGAAACACGAAGTCATCGACGGCAAAGGCGTGCTCAACAACCGTATCTCCGAGTTCATCTTCCAGAACTTGAACGATATCGGCGTGCCCACGCATTTCATCCGGCGGCTCAATATGCGCGAGCAATTGATCCGCGAGGTGGAAATCGTGCCGCTCGAAGTCGTGGTGCGCAACGTCGCCGCCGGCTCGCTCTCGACCCGGCTCGGCATCGAGGAAGGCACCCAGCTGCCGCGTTCGATCATCGAGTTCTATTATAAGAACGACGAGCTGAACGACCCGATGGTCTCGGAAGAGCACATCACGGCCTTCGGCTGGGCGAGCCCGCAGGAAATCGACGACATCATGGCTTTGGCCATAAGGGTCAACGACTTCCTGTCTGGATTGTTCTTGGGTGTCGGCATCCGCCTCGTCGATTTCAAGATCGAATGCGGGCGGCTGTGGGAAGGCGATATGATGCGTATCGTCGTCGCCGACGAAATCTCGCCGGACTCCTGCAGACTGTGGGATATCAAGTCGAACGACAAGCTCGACAAGGACCGTTTCCGCCGCGACCTTGGCGGTCTGGTCGAAGCCTATACGGAAGTCGCCCGGCGTCTCGGTATCCTGCAGGAAAACGAGCAGCCCCGCGCAACGGGACCGAAGCTGGTTCAGTGAGCTGAATAGGTTGCGACTTCAGACGATTCAAACGGAGGCTTCGGCCTCCGTTTTGTTTTTGGTGAAGAGCGCATAAATGATGTGCAAAGCCTCACCGCCAAAAGACAGGCAGCATAGATTCTGCCATTCATCTCTTGGCGGCGGTCCGAAGGATCGTCATTGACAGAAACGAGACCGCCTCGCCAAAAATGTCCGCCATCGAATGAATGGCTAGCTATCGGCTTCGCCGACTGAACTGAAGAGCCCATAATGAAAGCCCGTGTCATCGTGACCTTGAAGGAAGGCATCTTGGATCCGCAAGGCAAGGCGATCGAAGGCGCGCTCAAATCCATGGATCTGCCGGGCGTCGCGAGCGTGCGGCAGGGCAAGATTTTCGATATCGAGCTTGCCGAGGCCGATGGCGCGAAAGCCGAGGCGCTTTTGAAAGATGCCTGCGAAAAGCTGCTTGCCAATCTCGTGGTGGAAGACTTCCGGATCGAGAGACTTTGATGCAGGCTTGCGTCATCCAATTTCTCGGCTCCAACCGCGACGGCGACGTCATGCGCGCTCTGGCGCAGGCAAGCGGAAAGACCCCCGTGCGGCTTTGGCATACAGAGACCGCGCTGCCACAAGGCACCGATCTCGTCGTGCTGCCCGGCGGATTTTCCTATGGCGATTATCTGCGCTGCGGCGCGATCGCAGCGCGCGCGCCGATCATGGATGCGGTTCGCGCCCATGCCGCGCGCGGTGGCCTCGTACTCGGCATTTGCAACGGGTTTCAGATCCTCGTCGAGAGCGGGCTTCTGCCCGGCGTGTTGATGCGCAACGCCAATCTGCGCTTCGTCTCAAAACTGCAGCATATCAGCGTCGAGCGCGACGACACGCCCTTCACCTCGCATTATCATAAGGGCCAAGCGATCAATGTCGCGATCGCGCATGGCGAAGGCAATTACACCGCGGACGCGGACACTATCGCGCGGCTCGAAGGCGAAGGTCTTGTGGCTTTCCGCTATTGCGACTCCAATGGCAAAATTGGCGGCGCGGCCAATCCCAACGGCTCGATGAACGATATCGCCGGCATCTATTCGCCGGGCCTGAATGTGCTCGGCCTCATGCCGCATCCCGAAAACCTCGTCGATCACATCGTCGGCGGCATCGATGGGCGCGGGTTGTTCGAGAGCCTTGCTGCCTTTGCCAAGGTCCCAGCGTGACACCCGAACCCGCCATCACCCCCGATCTCGTCGCCTCGCATGGCCTGAAGCCCGACGAATATGAGCGGTTCAAAAAGCTCATCGGCCGCGAGCCGAGCTTTACCGAACTCGGCATCGTCTCGGCCATGTGGAACGAGCATTGTTCGTATAAGTCGTCGCGCCTGCATTTGCGCAAATTGCCGACGAAGGCGCCCTGGGTGATCCAGGGTCCCGGCGAGAATGCCGGCGTCATCGATATCGGTGGCGGATGGGCCTGCATCTTCAAGATGGAGAGCCATAACCACCCGTCCTATATCGAACCCTATCAAGGCGCAGCAACCGGCGTCGGCGGCATCTTGCGCGACGTGTTCACCATGGGCGCGCGGCCGGTCGCCTGTCTCAATCTTCTGCGCTTCGGCTCCCCGGATCATCCGAAGACGCGCCATCTCGTGGCGGGCGTCGTTGCCGGCATCGGCGGCTACGGCAATAGTTTCGGCGTGCCCACCGTCGGCGGCTCGACCAATTTTCATCGCCGCTATGACGGCAATATCCTGGTCAATGCCATGGCCATCGGCATCGCCAAGACGGACGAGATTTTCTATGCGAAGGCGACCGGCGTCGGAAATCCGATCGTCTATTTGGGCTCGAAGACCGGCCGCGACGGCATTCACGGCGCGACCATGGCGTCGGCGTCTTTCTCGGCCGATGCCGAGGCCAAGCGCCCGACCGTGCAGGTCGGCGATCCCTTCTCGGAAAAGCTTTTGCTTGAGGCCTGCCTCGAATTGATGGCGTCCGGCTCGGTCGTCGCGATCCAGGACATGGGCGCCGCCGGTCTCACATCGTCAGCCGTGGAAATGGGCGCCAAGGGCGATCTCGGCGTCGAGCTCGATCTCGATTTCGTGCCCTGCCGTGAACCCAATATGACGGCTTACGAGATGATGCTGTCGGAAAGCCAGGAGCGCATGCTCATGGTGCTGCATCCGGAAAAACGCGCCGAAGCGGAAGCGATCTTCCGCAAATGGGGTCTCGATTTCGCAATCATCGGCAAGACCACGGACGATCTGCGCTTCGTCGTGAAGCACAAGGGCGAGATCAAAGCCGATCTGCCGATCAAGGAGCTTGGCGACGAGGCGCCGCTCTACGATCGCCCGCATGTCGCGCCGAAGAAGCTGCCCGTCCTCGATGCGGCTTCCATCGTGCCACCGATCGATAATGGCGAGGCTTTGAAGCGGCTTCTCGCCACCCCCGATCTTTGCGCCAAGCGCTGGATCTGGGAGCAATATGACCAGTTCATTCTGAGCAACACAGTCGCTGGCCCCGGCGGCGATGCCGCCGTGATTCGCCTTGGCGATTCCTTCGACGAAGAGGCGGGCGCCATGGCTGCGCCTGGTCTTGCGTTTACGACCGATGTCACGCAGCGCTATTGCGAGGCCGACCCTTACGAGGGCGGCAAACAGGCGGTCGCCGAAGCTTGGCGCAATCTCTCGGCGGTCGGCGCCTTGCCCCGCGCGGTGACGGATAATCTCAACTTCGGCAATCCGGAAAAGCCCGAGATCATGGGGCAGCTCGTCGCCTGCCTCGACGGGATAGGCGAAGCCTGCCGCGCCCTCGATTTCCCGATCGTCTCGGGAAATGTCTCGCTTTATAACGAGAGTGCCGGGCAGGACATTCTGCCGACGCCCTCGATCGGCGGGGTCGGCACGCTCGAGGATGCGAGCCGGACCCAGACCATCGCCTTTATGCGGCCGAATGATTCGATCCTGCTGATCGGCGAGACGAAGGGCTGGCTTGGCCAATCGCTTTACCTGCGCGACATCTGCGGGCGTGAAGACGGCGCTCCGCCGCCGGTCGATCTCGCCGCCGAGAAGAAGAATGGCGACTTCGTCCGTGGGCTGATTCGCAACCGGGCACTGACGGCCGCGCATGATATTTCAGACGGCGGCTTCGCCGTCGCCCTGGCCGAGATGGCGCTCGCCGGCAATATGGGCGCGACCGTCGACGTCGACGGCCAAGTCCCGCCCCACGCTTATTTCTTTGGGGAAGACCAGGCGCGCTATATCGTCACAGCGGCTCCAGATAAGGCAAATGCGATCTTGATGGAATCGCAACAGGCAGGTGTTGCCTGCAAAATCATCGGTTTGACCGGGGGCAATGCGTTGACCATCGGGGACGCCACGGCCATATTATTGGATGACCTGAGGCGGGGCCATGAAGCGTGGCTTCCGGACTATATGGGACGTTTCCATACTTAAGGGTTTTCCGGCGGCAGCACCTTGCGCGCCCCAGCCCCACGACGAGGACTAAAGCTATGCCTATGGAAGGATCAGAAATCGAGCGGCTCATCAAGGAAGGTATTCCTGACGCCCGGGTTCAAACCACCGACCTCGTCGGCGACAAGGATCATTGGGCCGCCGTCGTGATCTCCTCGGAGTTCACCGGCAAGAGCAAGCTCCAGCAGCATCAGATCGTCTATAAAGCGCTCGGCGCTAATATGGGTGGCGTGCTCCATGCTTTGCAGCTCACGACCTACGCACCGAAGGCCTAAACCATCAAACAAGCGGGCTGACCGCGCGCCACAACCACCGAAAGGACATAGACATGTCTGGAGTTTCTGATCTCATCCAGTCCATCATCGACAAGAACGACGTCGTCCTCTTCATGAAGGGCACCCCGAACTTCCCGCAATGCGGCTTTTCGGGCTCGATGGTCCAGATGCTTGGCTACCTCGACGTGAACTACGAGCACGTCAACTGCCTCGAGAACGACGAAATCCGTCAGGGCATCAAGGACTTCTCCAGCTGGCCCACGATTCCCCAGCTCTATATCAAGGGCGAGTTCGTCGGCGGCAACGACATCGTCAAGGAAATGTTCCAGTCGGGCGAGCTCGTCACGACCCTCAGCGCCAAGGGCATCGAATACAAGATCCCGGCCCCGCCGAAGCAGCCCCAAAAGGCGTAATCCCGCCTCGTCTTTTTTAGAAGAACGTCGTCATGGCCGGGCTTGTCCCGGCCATCTGCGTTTCTGGCGCGCGCTACAGTCGTAACCTCTTTCCTGCATGCTGAAACGCCGCGGCAATGCGGGTGCGCCAGCATGGTCGCATGACCAAAACAGCTCAGCACCTCCTCGCCAATATTCAGGACTTGGCCCCTGACATCGCCGCGCGCGCGGCCGACATGGAAGCCGCGCGCCGCATGCCCCTCGACCTCGTGGAAATGCTGAAATTCATCGGCGTCTTCCGCGTCTTCGTGCCCGGGTCCCATGGCGGCCTGGAGTTCGACCTGCCGTCCGCTTTGGATGTCATTACGGCGCTCGGCCGAATTGACGGGTCCGTCGGCTGGACCGCGATGATTGGTATCGGAGGTGGCATATTTGCGCCTTTGCTCACCCGGGAAATCTATACGCAGATCTATGATAAGGGCCCCGACGTGATCTTCGCCGGTTCCGTCCAGCCGGCCGGAACGGCCGAAGCCGTACAGGGCGGCTGGCGCGTCAATGGACGCTGGCCTTTCGCCAGCGGCTGCCAGCATGCCGATTGGATGGGCGGGTTCTGCATCATGACCCGGGACGGGAAGCCGCTTCCCGGACAGGACGAAGGCATGCCGCTTATCCGCGGCTGCTTCATGCCGGCCGACCACTGGTCGATCGAAGACACTTGGCACGTGGCCGGGCTCAAGGCTACGGGCAGCCACCACATCGTGCTGAAGGACGTCACAGTCCCCGACGCGAATTTCGTCGATATCGCGAACCCCGTACCGTGCGTGCAAGCACCGCTTGCCCGCGCCGTGCAGCAAGTGCTTCCCTTGCTGCACTGTGCCAATTCGATCGGCGTCGCCGAAGGCGCCTTGGACGAACTCGTCGCACTTGCCAACACCGGACGTCAGCAATTCAGAGCCATGGCACCGCTACGCGAATCTGAAATGTTCCAAGCCGAACTCGGCCGCGCCGTCGCCGATCTGCGGGCAGCGCAGGGATTGCTGCAGATGCAGGCCGCAAGCCATTGGCGCCATGCTGTCGCCGGGACATTGCAGGACGAAGCTTTTCTTACGCAAGCCTTGCAAACGGGGACGTGGATCGCAGCCACAGCCACGCGCATCGCCGAAACCTGCTACAGGCTCGCCGGCGGCATCGCGCTTTACGAAACCTCGCCATTGCAGCGTCGCCTGCGCGACATGCAGGCGGCATCGCAACATTATGCCGTGCAGCAACGTCATTATGTCACTGCCGGGAAGATGGTTTTGGGCGATCCCCAGATCAGCAGGAAAGCGCTTGCCGCGTAAAACCCGGGCCGATTTTTGAGCCTGTTCGCCACGGCGATAAGCGTCGTGGCGAAATCCATTTCGGGCCAGCCCGTTGCGCCTTTTGAGGTGCCCACCCCTCAGAGCTGCCCGGCGCTACGATCGTAACTTTGTTTCCGGGCGTTGAAACGCACTCGCAACGCAAGTTTCGTAGCCTCGCTGCATGACAAAAACAGTCCAACATCTCCTCTCCGACATTCAGGCATTAGCCCCTAGCATCGCCGCCCGCGCGGCCGAGATCGAAGCCGGACGGCGCATGCCGCTCGACATCGTGGAAAAGTTGAAATCGATTGGCGTCTTCCGCATGCTGGTATCGAAATCCAGCGGGGGGCTGGAATTCGATTTGTCCTCTGCCATGGAGGTCATCGCCGCTCTCGGCAGAATAGACGGCTCCGTCGGCTGGACCGCGATGATCGCCACCGGAGCCAGTATTTTCGTGCCTTTGGCGTCGAAGGAGACATATGCGCAGATTTATGCGAAGGGCCCGGACGTCGCTTTCGCCGGCTCCGCCCGTCCCGGCGGCACGGCCGAGGCCATCCCGGGCGGATGGCGCGTCAATGGCCGCTGGTCCTTCGCGAGCGGCTGCCTCCACGCCGACTGGATGGCCGCCTTCTGCATCGTCGTCAAAGACGGCAAACCGATCCCGGGGCCAGAACCCGGCATGCCCGTCATTCGCGGCTGCATCCTGCCCGCCAGCGATTGGCAGATTGAAGATACGTGGCATGTCGCTGGCCTCAAGGGCACCGGCAGCAACGACATCCTGCTCAAGGACATCATCGTCCCCGACGCCAATCTCATCGACTTTGCCAACGCCACGCCTTGCGTCCCGGCGCCGCTTTCCCACGGAGCGCAGCAAGTCCTGCCTCTTCTTCATAGCGCCAATGCCGTCGGCATGGCCGAAGGCGCCTTGGAGGCGCTTACCGCCATGGCCAAAGGCGGCAGACAACAATTCAGCGCCGCCGTGCCCTTGCGCGATTCAGAGCTCTTTCAAGCCGGGCTCGGGCGCGCCGCCGCCGACCTTCATGCCGCCCAGGCCCTCCTCCAAAGTGAGGGCGGACGCTTTTGGCGCTATGCACTTGCCGGAACATTGGGGGACGAAGCGCTTCTTACGCAAGCGCGGCAAAGTACGGCCTGGATCACCGGTACGTCCTTGAGCGTTGCCGAAGCCTGTTACGCGCTCGCCGGCGCCGCCGCGATTTATGAGGCTTCACCGCTCCAGCGCCGTCTGCGCGATCTTCAGACGGCAGCGCAGCATTATACGGGGCAGCAAAGGCACTATGCCCCCGCCGGCAAGCTGCTTTTGAGCGAGGACGTGTGCGTCGCGCCGAAAACGCTCGTCGCTTAAAGCGGCGATGCCTATTTCGCCGCCGCGGTGATCAGCGCCGCGGCCTCGGGCGAATCCCATTTGGCGGGACCCGCCATCGTGCCGATCTCGCAGCCATCCTTGCCGACCAGGATCGTCGTCGGCAGGCCCATGATCCCGCCCTTTTGCTTCAACACCTGAAAAACATCGGCCTTCGGATCGGCGTAGAAGCCGAGCTTCTCGACCCCGATCTCGCCGAAAAACGCCTTCGCCTTCTCGAGCCGCGACGTATCCATATTGACCGCCACGACCTCGAAGCCGTCGGAGCCGAGATTGGCCTCGAGCCGGTCGAGCGAAGGCATTTCCTGGCGGCAGGGCACGCACCAGGTCGCCCAGAGATTGAGGAGCACCAGCCGGCCCTTGAAGGCTGCGAGGCTGGTTTTTTCGCCGTCCGGCCCATTAAAGGTAAGATCCGGCAAGGATTTGGGGGCAGGATTAAGGCTCAGGGCGGCCACTTCGCCATGAACGAACGGTTTCAGCCGCAGGGCCACATCCCGTTCCGGCGCACATTTGGCCGCGTCGGCCGCGGCTTCCTTGCTGTCAGGCTTGCCAATCCCGTATAGGACGGCACCCGAGGCGGCGATGACGAACGCCACCCCTGCCAAAATCGGCACGAGCCGCGATTTCCTCCGGGCGGTGGCTTCAACGGGTTTTTGAGGGTCTTCGGTCATGAGGCCTTTGTCAGAGCACGAGACGATAAAGAGCGCGAGACGATGAGTAACAAGATGTGGGGCGGACGGTTCGCGGAAAAGCCCGCCGCCATCATGCAAGAGATCAACGCCTCGGTCGGCTTCGATTACAAGCTCGCCGCGCAGGATATCGCAGGCTCGCTCGCCCATGTCGAAATGCTGGCGCAAACGGGTCTCGTGTCGCGCGAGGACGCCGAAGCGATTTCGCGGGGCTTAGCCGAAATTCGCGGCGAAATCGAGAGCGGCGCTTTCACCTTTTCGCCAGAACTCGAAGATATTCATATGAATATCGAGTCCCGGCTCGCAGCCAAGATCGGCGCAGCCGCCGGCCGCCTGCATACGGCCCGCTCGCGCAACGATCAAGTCGCGGTTGATTTCAGGCTCTGGGTCCGCGACACGATCGATCATCTCGATGCGCAATTGAGGGATCTGCAGCAGGCTTTGGCCGAAAAGGCGGTCGAGCACGCTGGAAGCCTGATGCCGGGCTTCACCCATCTTCAAACGGCCCAGCCCGTCACATTTGGGCATCATCTTCTGGCCTATGTGGAAATGTTTTCGCGCGACCGCTCGCGCTTTTGTGATGCGCGGGCAAGGCTCAACGAATGTCCGCTCGGCGCGGCGGCGCTTGCCGGAACCTCGTTTCCGATCGATCGCGAGGCGACGGCCAAGGCGCTCGGCTTCGACCGGCCGACCGCCAATTCGCTCGATTCGGTCGCCGACCGCGATTTCGTGCTGGAGCCGCTCGCCGATGCCGCGATCTGCGCCGTGCATCTGTCGCGTTTCGCCGAGGAAATCGTGCTTTGGACCACGGCGCAATTTGGCTTCGTGCGGCTCACCGATCAGTTTTCGACCGGCTCTTCCATCATGCCGCAAAAGCGCAACCCGGACGCGGCCGAACTGGTGCGCGGCAAATCGGGCCGCGTGATCGGCGCGCTCGCCGGTCTCCTGATCGTCATGAAGGGTCTGCCGCTCGCCTATTCGAAAGACATGCAGGAAGACAAGGAAGGTGCTTTCGATGCCTTGCAGACGCTCTCGCTGTCGATCGCGGCGATGGCCGGCATGGTCCGCGATCTCGAACCCGATCTGAAAAAGATGAAGGCCGCCGCGGGCGACGGCTATGCGACAGCGACCGATCTGGCCGATTGGCTCGTGCGCGAGCTGAAAATGCCGTTCCGCGAAGCGCATCATGTGACGGGCCGGCTTGTCGCTTTGGCGTCCGACCGCAAAATCGGGCTGCAAAAGCTGTCATTGAACGAGCTGCAATCGGTCGAGCCGCGGATCACGAAAGAGATTTATGACGTGCTCGGCGTCGAAAACTCGGTCAAAAGCCGGACGAGCTATGGCGGGACGGCGCCTAAAAACGTCCGCGCCCAGGCCAAGCGCTGGCTCAGCCGGCTTGCCAAGGAGAAGCCCGCCACTTAGAGCCGTGCGGGCAATCCCTCCGGCTGCGCCTGACGAACAGGTCTTTTTCGGCTAGAGCGTGTTCCGATTGGATGGAATCATCCAATCGATAAGGGCACGCTCCGATTCAAAAAGTTAGAGCATTTTCGGGCGCAAAACCGCGCACACTTTTGCTGAAAATGCTCTAGAGTGACCTTGGCTTTGGAGTCGATCGCTTGAATTTCAGCCTTCTCAAGAACCTAGGTATGGTGCTCTGTATCGCCGCGGCTGCGTTGGCACTCGCAGGCTGTGGCCGGCGCGGGCCCGTGCAGCCACCGCCGGGCGTCCCCGAAAGCCAAGCCGCGCCCATGATCAACCCAACCACGTCGGGGACTTTGGACGCCAATAATTCCTTGGCCTCGAAGGAATCAAACAGCCCCATTCCCGATGCGGGGACGCAGCAGCCCGCGACCGGCACGGCGGCCACGCAGCCCGCCACAACGCCCGCGCCCAAAATTAAAAAACCTTTCCTGCTCGATCCGCTGCTTTAGGGCAGTGTCACAATGGACGCAGGTAAAGCGTCTCCACGTAGTGCGCAAACCCTCTCCCCCCAACTCGGGCTTGCCCGAGTTGGGTATTGCTAAAAAGACACAAGTCGGGCAGGCCCGACTTGTACGGGAGAGGGTGGTTGGCAGAGCCAACCGGGTGAGGGGTTACGACCGTGCAATTTGACAACGATGGTAACCCCTCATCCGTCATGCTGCGCATGCCACCTTCTCCCACAGGGAGAAGGCAAGCTCCCGCCGGTTGTCCGGTTAAATCGTTTATGAAAATGTTCTAGCCATGCATCATTTTACGATGAAGAACGGCGTGATGCATGCCGAAGACGTCGATCTCACGCGTCTTGCGGCAGAGGTCGGCACGCCGTTTTATTGTTATTCAGCGGCAACACTCGCGCGCCATTACGATGTCTTCAAGGCGGCCTTCGATCCGCTTCCGACGCTCGTCTGCTATGCGCTGAAGGCCAATTCCAATCAGGCGGTCTTGAAGATCCTCGCCGAGCGCGGCGCCGGCATGGATGTCGTCTCGGAAGGCGAATTGCGACGGGCGCGGGCAGCGGGTGTCCCAGGCAGCCGCATCACCTTCTCGGGCGTCGGCAAGACGCTTGGCGAAATGGCCTATGCGCTCGACGAGAAGATC
The Methyloferula stellata AR4 DNA segment above includes these coding regions:
- a CDS encoding tyrosine-type recombinase/integrase; amino-acid sequence: MEHILVDGSAAFDIGPADAEVAEAAAAWLAELASEKRLAALTCEAYARDLRQFLVFLSEHFGQPVTFATFADLTAADLRAFMARRRKEGVGSRSLLRQLSGLRSFARMLQREGKAEAAAFSAVRTPKVARTLPKPLPIREAREMMRVEARAGAEKPAWVLARDAAVLGLLYGAGLRISEALSIKRCDAPLGTSDSLTVTGKGGKRRGVPIILPVKRGLETYLSLCPYHLPPEGPLFVGAKGGPLSPRMIQFTVAELRGALGLPDSATPHALRHSFATHLLSRGGDLRAIQELLGHASLSTTQIYTAVDGKRLLEAYRSAHPRGR
- a CDS encoding ATPase inhibitor subunit zeta, encoding MTTFDERERAEEAKFRHEEELKFKATVRRNKWLGFWAAELLGLEPAAAEEYASALIAAELEEDGDEEVFRMIRTDFNTKRVDKTDEEIRDAMTNLYDAAVIEIKEVAAEAKALGFKPPPQEQDQEES
- the purC gene encoding phosphoribosylaminoimidazolesuccinocarboxamide synthase; protein product: MDPLKPRLIPMNRRRRIYEGKAKVLYEGPEPGTLIQHFKDDATAFNAKKHEVIDGKGVLNNRISEFIFQNLNDIGVPTHFIRRLNMREQLIREVEIVPLEVVVRNVAAGSLSTRLGIEEGTQLPRSIIEFYYKNDELNDPMVSEEHITAFGWASPQEIDDIMALAIRVNDFLSGLFLGVGIRLVDFKIECGRLWEGDMMRIVVADEISPDSCRLWDIKSNDKLDKDRFRRDLGGLVEAYTEVARRLGILQENEQPRATGPKLVQ
- the purS gene encoding phosphoribosylformylglycinamidine synthase subunit PurS, which produces MKARVIVTLKEGILDPQGKAIEGALKSMDLPGVASVRQGKIFDIELAEADGAKAEALLKDACEKLLANLVVEDFRIERL
- the purQ gene encoding phosphoribosylformylglycinamidine synthase subunit PurQ, with product MQACVIQFLGSNRDGDVMRALAQASGKTPVRLWHTETALPQGTDLVVLPGGFSYGDYLRCGAIAARAPIMDAVRAHAARGGLVLGICNGFQILVESGLLPGVLMRNANLRFVSKLQHISVERDDTPFTSHYHKGQAINVAIAHGEGNYTADADTIARLEGEGLVAFRYCDSNGKIGGAANPNGSMNDIAGIYSPGLNVLGLMPHPENLVDHIVGGIDGRGLFESLAAFAKVPA
- the purL gene encoding phosphoribosylformylglycinamidine synthase subunit PurL, which gives rise to MTPEPAITPDLVASHGLKPDEYERFKKLIGREPSFTELGIVSAMWNEHCSYKSSRLHLRKLPTKAPWVIQGPGENAGVIDIGGGWACIFKMESHNHPSYIEPYQGAATGVGGILRDVFTMGARPVACLNLLRFGSPDHPKTRHLVAGVVAGIGGYGNSFGVPTVGGSTNFHRRYDGNILVNAMAIGIAKTDEIFYAKATGVGNPIVYLGSKTGRDGIHGATMASASFSADAEAKRPTVQVGDPFSEKLLLEACLELMASGSVVAIQDMGAAGLTSSAVEMGAKGDLGVELDLDFVPCREPNMTAYEMMLSESQERMLMVLHPEKRAEAEAIFRKWGLDFAIIGKTTDDLRFVVKHKGEIKADLPIKELGDEAPLYDRPHVAPKKLPVLDAASIVPPIDNGEALKRLLATPDLCAKRWIWEQYDQFILSNTVAGPGGDAAVIRLGDSFDEEAGAMAAPGLAFTTDVTQRYCEADPYEGGKQAVAEAWRNLSAVGALPRAVTDNLNFGNPEKPEIMGQLVACLDGIGEACRALDFPIVSGNVSLYNESAGQDILPTPSIGGVGTLEDASRTQTIAFMRPNDSILLIGETKGWLGQSLYLRDICGREDGAPPPVDLAAEKKNGDFVRGLIRNRALTAAHDISDGGFAVALAEMALAGNMGATVDVDGQVPPHAYFFGEDQARYIVTAAPDKANAILMESQQAGVACKIIGLTGGNALTIGDATAILLDDLRRGHEAWLPDYMGRFHT
- a CDS encoding BolA/IbaG family iron-sulfur metabolism protein, giving the protein MEGSEIERLIKEGIPDARVQTTDLVGDKDHWAAVVISSEFTGKSKLQQHQIVYKALGANMGGVLHALQLTTYAPKA
- the grxD gene encoding Grx4 family monothiol glutaredoxin, producing MSGVSDLIQSIIDKNDVVLFMKGTPNFPQCGFSGSMVQMLGYLDVNYEHVNCLENDEIRQGIKDFSSWPTIPQLYIKGEFVGGNDIVKEMFQSGELVTTLSAKGIEYKIPAPPKQPQKA